From the genome of Oryza glaberrima chromosome 1, OglaRS2, whole genome shotgun sequence:
GGGCATGAGTCCGATGGCCCTAGCTCGGAGAAAGCAGCCGGGAATCACTGGCTCCTGCAATTAAACGTTTGGACATGTGTTGCAGTGATTATCGCACAATTTATAACAGCATCAGCATATACAGTTGAAGGATGATCACCTGCATGAGCACTAGAACATCCATTGGATCGTTGTCTTCACAGAGCGTTCGAGGGATGAAGCCGTAGTTGTGGGGGTAAACCACTGACGAGTACAAGACCCGATCAACCTGTACAACAAGAGCCCAAATGGTAAAAAAGTTCCACAGAGCATATGGTCCCTGACGTGAGTGTATAAATACAGTGTTTGATTACAGACCATGATGAACCCCGTTTTCTTGTCGAGCTCGTACTTCACCTTGCTTCCCTTGGAGATCTCCACAACCTATCCACGCAAAACCAAGAAGAAACGCATCGTTAGTCAAGTGAGTGTAAATCCAAGGGAAGAATCCCTTGTGGCGTGGCATGTGGCGAGGGCGCTTACAACGTTGAACACAGCCGGAGCGTCAGCGCCTGCAAATACAGAGAAAACCCCACGGTGTTAGCATCGGCAGATAGGCCGGCGGGCCATGATCTTCATCGGCGCGGGGGCGCATGTTTgtgagagaaggagagagagagagagagagagcaaaagcTCAGTGAGCTCACCGGTGTCGTGGTCGTGCCAGGGGTGCGCGGCGACGGACCTCCGCGACAGCGACGAGAGGATCCTCTCGTTcagccgcggcgccggccgctTCGGCTTCGCCCCCTCGCCTCCGTCCGCCTCGCTCATTTCGCACGCGTGTTACGTGTGGGGGTGTACACGAACGTCCCGTACTCCCGTCTCCCGTGTCGCGGGCTCTCGGCGTCTGTTGTGTTTGCGCGCACGCACCGCATATATGCGGTCGCGGCGGGAGGCGGTACGTACCACGTAGCCCCGCCACGGCCCGCCGCTTCTCGCGAGTTCATGCGGACTTTTCCTCGGAGGCGACTGTTTTGCCTTTGCCGTTGCCGTTGCGCCTGATCGACAACTGGCGACGCGGGAGGCGGAACCCGGCCACACTTGAGATTGCTCGCTTCGTGGCCAAATTCTGGCTCTTTGCACGGTTAATATTGTGCCGGTCGGTGCGTTTTGGGAAGATGCTGCACGGGGTGGTCCATAACTTGGAGCACCGTCCGTGGACGGGGAAGTGACGCGAGCGGCTCTCGCTGCAACCGCTCACGCTCCTGTGCTGGCGTGGGATGTGGCGTGGGATTGGGATCCACGGTGAAGTTAGGAGGTGTACTGTATCTGTGACTTTGGGGTATTTTCAGGCGTCGGATTTGCAGCGAATGAACTAAGATAGATCGCTACAGTAGAGAACAAACAGTGTTGCCGTACAGTTCGGTTTACTGTTTGTATAGAGGCAGCCTCCATATGTGTCGCCAGAAGTAAGGGCCATTAAACATCTCTATAAAAATACAAATACTATGCATTATACTGTTCACTTGATCGGTGATCAGTGTTGTTccctcaaaaaagaaaaaaaaggacttCTTTTATGGACACCATTCAGTAAATATGGTTCAGATGAACCCGTCtacgaaaaaaaaatgctgtccTAAGCACCAAGGATCGTACAAAGCTAACGAACAGAGCAGATTGACAGCCTCCATATGGAATTTTGCATCAAAGATACAGATAGCATATAATGCTCAAACAGAACAGgggaaaatataattaattttaagtCAGAATTACACTAGAAAAAGTTTTCAGTTTCGAATCATTTGAAACAACACATGTACAAGTAGGTGCCGTACATACACTCTACAAGTTGTTGCAAAGGATGAACATAAGTtcagttccaaaaaaaaaaaaaggaatgaacATAAGCTTCTGAATTCAGAAAACATAGAGACATGTGGACTCACATTAACCCAACTGACATTACCAGTTTCGCCTATTTGGATCTACCGTGTTGATTATTGCTTCAAGCTTTCAAACAATTGTGAAACCAATTCCAAAACTAAGAGAAGTATCTAACAGTTCAATGAGCATTCTGACAGAAACATCTCAGTGAAGAACATCTCTAGTATCAACACATCAAcctataaaaatcatttttacagGTCTTCTGATAGAATTCACTTTAAAGGAAGTCGAAACCAACACAGACCAAAGAAGCAAAGCAAATGCTGAAGGGAAGTGGTTCATTTTCTATCAGATGTCAGCATGCATGCAGATCTCCAAGAAATTAATAGTGCAAGCAGCAAATGCACTTACAACACAACGATATGATTTTAAACTAGTTACCACTTTATTGTCCCCAAACTAGCTGAGAACTACTTATCACATAAACTAAAAGCCATCATACACCTAGCACCAAACACAATTGTATGATCATATCCAGTTTTATTGGTCCAGCAAGCAGTGAGAATAGTTTATTCTTAATATTGTCGGCTTCACCaaaaatacagagactaaatgCTCAAGTAAAACAATGTGGCATTATAGAACCCCTAAGTAGATACTAGCAACTATGTCAGGCTGTGAGCCAGTCAACTTATAGTAGCAGCAATAAACAATACTAGATCAATCATGAAGCAACTGCACTTTATCTCTACAATCAAACAACCTAGTTCGAGGGGAAAACAATCCAAGTCCTAGGACTAAATATTAACTAGATGACAATTTATCGGCAAAGTTGCGAAATAGGATCATTATCTAGACGGCAATTTATTGGCAAAATTGTGAAATAGGATCAACTGCCAAGCACATGACGCGGGAAGCACGCAAAGTTACTGAAATTTCTAAGCAGTCAAGCATAGTATCATTCCAATTCTGCCAATGTATGCACATTATTCAAGCAGAGAGAGCTGACGCACATCTCAAACACCCATGACAAACGCTACACCAAGTGCATCGGTTCACTCGTGGTGCATATGTGATCGAACAGTTTAGAGGTGTGAGTTCAAGAACTACTTAAGCCTGGGGCGCCTTATCGGCGGCCGGCTCCGGCTGGGGCTGCGCCTGAGCAGGGGTGAGCGCCTTCTTGATGGAGACGGCGTGGATCTCCGCCATGTGCGGCGCCAGCGCGGTGTTCACCATCCGGTGCCGCTCCAGCAGCCGCTTCCCCTCGAACTTCTCCGACACCACCTCAATCTCGTAGCTCGCGCCGCACCTTCACACCAATCGATCAACCAGTCACCAAACACAAGATCTCTTCTCTTTCGTTCGTAACAATGGAAGCAAGCAAATTAAATACTCCTATACAAAGGTGAAGAACAATTGGAGTTTGGGGGTGAGGAATTACCCGCCGGAAGTATCCGTCACCACCTGAAACCGTGGAACCAAAGCAGAAGCGGCAGTTAGGGTTTAGAACGGCAAAAGGATGATGGATAAGCGGCGAGGGTTTAGAGAAGAGAGACTCACGAGGTTGGAAGGGCTGAGGGAGGAGGTAATGGCGGCCTCGACATCCTCCTTGGTGACGCCCATGGCTCGCGCGTCTCTTCGCCGCCTCTGCCTCTTCGAATCTGTGTTCTTCTGCGGGTTGAGCGAAGGAGGAAGACGACTTGGGATGGCGCCGGCCGTTTCACCCTCTCCTTTATTTGACCTCTTTCAGTTACCAGAAATATTCCTACTTGATGTGGATTGGGAATCATGAAAAGGTTTTTTGTTCTTCCCAATCTCTCCGCTGGATTGGGAATCGAATCTTCGGTTTGATCCCGGGCATTCTCTTATCTATGGTGGTGAATTTTCGCTAAATTCATTCTTTTCTATGTGGTGAAATTTAGTTAAATCCATTCATGTTTCCCGAAGAAATTCGAATATTTTTGGCTAATACTTTGTGTCGTACTTTTTGTGTTGTTGGCTTGCTGTTTAGAACTTTAGATGGATACAATTTCATGACCGGGCGTGAGGATTTGGGGCGAATTCAAGCATGGCTGGAATGAAGATTGACTTTGCTGGTCAGTGAATAGTTTATAGATCTCTTTTTGTAGCTAATGAAATGATCATGTAAAATGTGTCTTTTCTGCAAGCCCTGGAGACACCGCTGCCGTGTGGCGAGTGATAAGTCTTGGGACGGTGATACGTTCCCTGTTTGGCTGGGTGTTGTGATGTGAATCATATACGCTGTAAAAATGTTACAACTTGCTGGctcttttttaatagatgagaTTGGAACAGGGTGTTCTTGGCATGTGGATCTACAAAAATTATGCAAGACATCACCACAACAAATATTAGTGCTTCGGGATTGAGTTGATTAATCTGGTAACAAAAGATTGATTCAACATGACAGTAGAAACTAGCACCTCGATCAGAAATTGTTACACAATTGTATCATATGCTAAAACTAGAATCCATCAGAAATAGTAGCACTTCAGCACATAACACATGCCATTGATTAAAAAATACACATTACTCATGGTTGACAATCGGCAGGAGCTTCCTTCATACTTCATGCCGTTCGGAGGGGTGGAGAAACCAAAATGACACCATCACCTCGAACAAAAAGGAAGGGGATAGTGCGTTTTGTGGTCTGGAAAAAGACACGATTTAGCAATAGTTAGTACAGCATCAACATGTTCACCAGAAAATTCAGAATATAGCAGTAAGAAATATGTCCCAAAGCATCAGATTATTCCCAATAAAAAGTATGTAACCGCAATTATGTTACACTAAACCAGCAGTTAAGCACTATATGCCCAGCAGTCTAAGCACCATAGGtactttgagaaaaaaatgtgcgCAACGATATAGATGTGTAGTGGCACGCACAAGGTGGCAGCCAAACAACTCATGTGCATGGGTTAAAGCAAACATATTATCCACATTGATATTCCATCATCAATCAATGGTCAGGGTTAACCAAAACAATTATAGCATGACTTTCAAAAGTACTGATATCACAAAATTTGCAACAAAAGGTCAAAACACTTACGCGCACAATTTCTTCATATGTCTCATCGTCAATCTCAACTGTTGTCACGATCTCCTCAACATCTCCAAGAATCATGTTTAAATGTTGATCGTATGCCTGGATAAAGAGGTACAAGAAAGACATCTCAGCAACAGCCATCCCAACTCCCAGCCATATTATGTTATAATATGGATCTCAGCTCTCAACAATGCAGAATAAATTGTACAGATGCACTAGAAAGGGTGAGAGTATCATGAACCAAAGACA
Proteins encoded in this window:
- the LOC127774645 gene encoding soluble inorganic pyrophosphatase-like; the encoded protein is MSEADGGEGAKPKRPAPRLNERILSSLSRRSVAAHPWHDHDTGADAPAVFNVVVEISKGSKVKYELDKKTGFIMVDRVLYSSVVYPHNYGFIPRTLCEDNDPMDVLVLMQEPVIPGCFLRARAIGLMPMIDQGEKDDKIIAVCVDDPEYRHYNDLSELSPHRVQEIRRFFEDYKKNENKEVAVNEVLPVTAARDAIQYSMDLYAQYIEHLGQ
- the LOC127774664 gene encoding protein BOLA2; the protein is MGVTKEDVEAAITSSLSPSNLVVTDTSGGCGASYEIEVVSEKFEGKRLLERHRMVNTALAPHMAEIHAVSIKKALTPAQAQPQPEPAADKAPQA
- the LOC127774655 gene encoding sm-like protein LSM3A, whose product is MAAAAAAAAAAAEEEIAVKEPLDLIRLSLDERIYVKLRSDRELRGKLHAYDQHLNMILGDVEEIVTTVEIDDETYEEIVRTTKRTIPFLFVRGDGVILVSPPLRTA